In the Malaya genurostris strain Urasoe2022 chromosome 1, Malgen_1.1, whole genome shotgun sequence genome, one interval contains:
- the LOC131425807 gene encoding protein twisted gastrulation, translating to MMVESRKALLVVLGTALGFLCLAQFAYSCNEMVCASIVSKCMLTQSCKCDMKNCSCCKECSECLSYLYTECCSCLEMCPKPNETTNELSKQSHVEELEGFPNLFNVLTSEEDLEERWKIFTFPLDFDAALYGTNAESGMKYLMHSSDNDLKPRFEDPSKITVNCTVAYMAQCMSWNKCKESCITMGSSSYRWFHDGCCECVGQTCINYGINDSRCRECPENKDQDLDDIPNEDELDYGDGVGPLDNGAVESTNI from the exons ATGATGGTGGAGAGTAGAAAGGCTCTGCTGGTTGTCCTGGGCACCGCTCTGGGTTTCTTGTGTTTGGCTCAATTTGCGTATTCCTGCAACGAAATGGTTTGTGCCAGTATTGTATCGAAGTGTATGCTGACGCAGAGCTGCAAGTGCGACATGAAGAATTGTTCCTGTTGCAAAGAATGTTCCGAGTGTTTGAGCTATCTGTACACCGAGTGCTGCAGTTGTTTGGAAATGTGCCCGAAACCAAATGAAACGACCAATGAGCTTAGCAAACAGTCACACGTGGAAGAGCTGGAGGGATTCCCGAATTTGTTCAACGTACTCACTTCGGAGGAGGATCTAGAGGAACGGTGGAAGATTTTTACGTTCCCGCTGGACTTCGACGCCGCATTGTACGGAACGAACGCGGAAAGCGGAATGAAGTATCTGATGC aCTCCAGCGATAACGATTTGAAGCCTCGTTTCGAGGATCCATCGAAGATAACGGTCAACTGCACGGTCGCTTATATGGCCCAGTGCATGTCCTGGAATAAGTGCAAGGAAAGTTGTATCACCATGGGATCTTCCAGCTATCG ATGGTTCCATGATGGATGCTGTGAGTGTGTCGGACAGACGTGTATCAACTATGGTATCAATGATTCCCGCTGTCGGGAGTGCCCGGAGAATAAGGACCAGGATTTGGACGATATACCGAATGAGGATGAGCTGGATTATGGTGACGGGGTCGGACCGTTGGACAACGGTGCTGTTGAGTCCACCAATATCTGA
- the LOC131425808 gene encoding transient receptor potential cation channel protein painless-like, with protein sequence MAPTQTDQAPTEATCLKIEESRRSMRLERRNLQKSIFEELRNIIDDPSGEESLPKLQALLDDPRINTLQELIEEQKTWDALTTIPEPKTFLYNANLQPLFAKMLENNIKYQSFLEVFIPRFDAVNEKIAQDLNTPLHYAVEARNVNFIEWLLSQGNLAVNCRNKQRKTPLFLLCEQYDILVNSPKFKKRVLNVATASTNSEDICRCIWILLEHGADFNICSDRLQLPFEFLIRNKSKENKEFVKECLKRSNSAIAVGKTNELKRRVVGFHHDWLPVRVTTDLLELYLRFDQEEKFSEEFDQFNVNPDNVSEVIRLLLHTAVELDLESSVRKILDRASKIIFQIEKTQSNRKDTDDKSPVLKYRLELKGLLKKACEAGNVTTLSLLVAQITDRVLINDDPILVITLNRAHELYNREEERARVLQCADLLSRDQKIHLSRTDNNGNTALHSALKFGFSDIALELLQQKYAFLGVRNKDGVTPLDYARYEFWKMYFDQCISIDRKRSYFDRNEIRFNLNGFDPYIFKKQPAKKSTPKDRNEHDQWRLVEKASASNVTPRANKSLVTEIDPVKIIAKSKDLKRLLLHPVVYTFILVKWLRLTKWSYINLICTLTTVVCFGWHSLDACDGGDLSPILTVLSLMGAIYMVFREIIQILFLRYHYFLSLENYLDIVTIICMLWVLFNGCNSILSSLTIIAFAMQLTVIIGSLPFNSLSTYMYMFKTVSVNFLKSFLLFIPLLSAFAFGFFMSYNDQTTQTSIVITEENNSFNQFTTFTNAALKTLVMTTGEFEAAAVDFSGGKIILFVLFIFFAPIVILNLINGLAVSDITAIKDESELISIGRKVFILDRYERGLRSIPFDVIRRLFPSPFFEKHSYLIAVKPKEFRKILVQHISKPPAVQQQKSKRNTKITKPEWIVVPNIPGAWFVRGSEGFFVNLKLLKFPLFLTLEDHIMDEAWRIADQNIIVKEFLDSGKLHNAPVQTTLETEMKLEELRVEMEKMNRMLNKLVMHQNLLGKKYAVTAKCSGKPSTKHAVQKGAPKKKLFHKKQTVHGAIASRVQGNFETIGDVACAVGKFKRNKRKNKKP encoded by the exons ATGGCTCCAACGCAGACCGATCAAGCGCCAACCG aGGCAACATGTCTGAAAATCGAAGAAAGCCGTCGTTCGATGCGTTTGGAAAGACGGAATCTACAA AAATCTATCTTTGAAGAGCTACGAAATATTATCGACGACCCGTCAGGGGAAGAGAGTTTACCGAAACTCCAAGCTCTGTTGGACGATCCAAGGATTAATACTCTACAGGAATTGATTGAAGAGCAGAAGACCTGGGACGCACTCACCactattccggaaccgaaaactttTCTCTACAATGCGAACCTGCAACCTTTATTTGCCAAAATGTTGGAGAATAACATCAAGTATCAATCATTCCTGGAAGTTTTCATACCCCGATTTGATGCCGTAAATGAA AAAATTGCTCAAGACCTTAATACTCCACTGCATTACGCCGTCGAAGCTCGAAACGTTAACTTTATAGAATGGCTATTGTCGCAAGGGAATCTAGCGGTAAACTGTCGCAATAAACAGCGCAAAACACCCCTGTTTCTGCTGTGCGAACAATACGATATCCTTGTGAACAGTCCGAAATTCAAGAAACGAGTATTGAACGTGGCCACGGCTTCCACCAATTCCGAGGATATCTGTCGGTGTATCTGGATACTTCTGGAACATGGAGCAGACTTCAACATCTGCAGCGATCGATTACAGCTTCCATTCGAGTTTTTGATACGTAACAAGTCGAAGGAAAACAAAGAGTTCGTTAAGGAATGTCTGAAGCGAAGCAATAGTGCCATTGCGGTTGGTAAAACCAACGAGCTGAAGAGACGAGTTGTGGGTTTCCATCACGACTGGTTACCTGTCAGAGTTACCACCGATCTGCTAGAGTTATACCTGAGATTTGATCAGGAGGAAAAATTCTCTGAGGAATTCGACCAGTTCAATGTAAATCCGGATAATGTTTCAGAAGTTATCCGGTTGTTGTTACATACGGCTGTTGAACTTGACTTGGAATCTAGTGTAAGAAAAATATTAGACCGAGCGAGTAAAATCATTTTCCAGATTGAAAAAACTCAAAGTAATCGGAAAGACACGGATGATAAATCCCCGGTGCTAAAATACCGATTAGAGTTAAAAGGGCTTCTGAAAAAGGCCTGTGAAGCCGGGAACGTTACAACGTTGAGTCTGTTAGTGGCCCAAATAACCGATCGTGTGTTAATCAATGATGATCCCATTCTGGTCATCACTCTAAATCGGGCCCATGAACTTTACAATCGAGAGGAAGAGCGAGCTAGAGTTCTGCAGTGTGCCGATTTGCTATCGAGAGATCAGAAAATTCACCTTTCCCGCACGGACAACAATGGGAACACTGCCTTACATAGTGCGTTGAAGTTTGGGTTTTCCGATATTGCACTTGAGCTGCTGCAGCAGAAATATGCTTTCCTGGGTGTTCGGAATAAGGACGGTGTAACCCCGTTGGACTACGCCCGGTATGAGTTTTGGAAGATGTACTTCGATCAGTGTATATCGATTGACAGGAAGCGATCATACTTCGATAGGAACGAGATTAGGTTTAATCTAAATGGATTTGATCCGTACATTTTCAAGAAACAACCAGCAAAAAAGTCAACGCCCAAAGATCGTAACGAGCATGACCAGTGGCGGCTGGTAGAGAAAGCATCGGCTTCCAATGTAACTCCCAGGGCGAATAAGTCACTGGTAACAGAAATTGATCCCGTTAAGATAATTGCCAAATCGAAAGACTTGAAACGTCTGCTGCTCCATCCTGTAGTCTACACATTCATTCTAGTCAAATGGCTAAGGTTGACAAAATGGAGCTACATCAATCTCATCTGCACACTAACGACCGTCGTTTGTTTTGGTTGGCATTCACTAGACGCCTGCGACGGTGGCGATTTGTCACCGATTCTTACCGTACTATCCTTGATGGGCGCCATTTACATGGTCTTTAGAGAAATCATACAAATATTGTTCCTTCGATACCACTACTTTCTTTCGTTAGAAAATTATTTGGATATCGTCACCATAATCTGCATGCTTTGGGTTCTGTTCAACGGATGCAACTCGATCCTGTCCTCGCTAACCATCATAGCCTTCGCAATGCAACTAACCGTCATCATAGGCTCGCTTCCGTTCAACAGCCTGTCCACTTACATGTACATGTTTAAAACCGTCTCGGTCAACTTTCTGAAAAGTTTCCTACTCTTCATACCTCTTCTAAGTGCATTCGCCTTCGGATTCTTCATGTCCTACAACGATCAAACAACGCAAACATCAATAGTGATCACGGAGGAGAATAACTCCTTCAACCAGTTCACCACCTTTACGAACGCTGCTCTCAAGACTCTAGTTATGACGACTGGCGAGTTCGAAGCCGCAGCAGTGGACTTCAGTGGAGGAAAAATCATCCTGTTCGTATTGTTCATATTTTTTGCCCCCATCGTTATCCTTAACCTTATCAACGGCCTCGCAGTCAGTGATATCACCGCCATCAAGGACGAATCCGAACTGATCAGTATTGGCCGAAAGGTATTTATTTTGGATCGATACGAACGTGGTCTGCGAAGCATTCCGTTTGATGTTATTCGACGGTTGTTTCCTAGTCCATTTTTCGAGAAACATTCCTACCTCATAGCCGTGAAACCTAAAGAGTTCCGGAAAATTCTGGTCCAGCACATCAGCAAACCACCCGCTGTTCAGCAACAGAAGAGCAAACGTAATACCAAGATTACCAAACCCGAATGGATAGTTGTTCCGAATATACCGGGAGCTTGGTTCGTTCGAGGGTCAGAAGGATTCTTTGTAAATCTGAAACTACTAAAATTTCCACTGTTCTTAACACTTGAAGACCACATTATGGACGAAGCGTGGCGAATCGCTGATCAGAACATTATCGTGAAAGAGTTTCTGGACAGCGGAAAACTTCATAATGCTCCCGTGCAAACTACCCTGGAAACGGAAATGAAACTCGAAGAACTTCGAGTGGAAATGGAAAAAATGAATCGCATGTTGAACAAATTGGTAATGCATCAAAATTTACTTGGCAAGAAATATGCAGTCACAGCAAAATGCAGTGGAAAACCTTCAACTAAGCATGCGGTGCAAAAAGGAGCGCCCAAAAAGAAGTTATTCCATAAAAAGCAAACAGTTCATGGTGCGATTGCGTCGAGAGTGCAAGGAAATTTCGAAACCATTGGTGATGTTGCATGTGCCGTAggaaaatttaaaagaaataaaaggaaaaataaaaaacCTTAA